A stretch of Myceligenerans xiligouense DNA encodes these proteins:
- a CDS encoding glycosyltransferase translates to MTAGVRRAGRTVVMFSAEAIRTTTNPYLTELMAALPGDLEAVTFSRRRALLGPVDVLHVHWPETLFRRRTALRTAVAAALLVVCLAAMRLRGVRTVRTVHNESPHEAPTGIEGRLLRLMDRWTDELILLNPHTRFGRDLTSTVIPLGEHASTYAGHVLPAGKPGRVLHFGLIRPYKGIDTLVRAFRTIADDGAALHVIGPAKDSGVLDEVRSLADGDDRIVLRPGFVPDDALVREIGEAHLVVLPYRRMHNSGAALLALSLGRPVLVPDNAVNRELAEETGPGWVRTYAGELDGAALAVALAEPVPADPVRFRGRTWPEIGTAHAEVYRRVAA, encoded by the coding sequence GTGACCGCTGGCGTCCGGCGCGCCGGCAGGACCGTCGTGATGTTCTCCGCCGAGGCGATCCGGACCACCACCAACCCCTACCTCACGGAACTGATGGCGGCCCTGCCCGGCGACCTCGAGGCCGTGACCTTCTCCCGGCGCCGCGCCCTGCTGGGACCGGTCGACGTGCTGCACGTGCACTGGCCCGAGACCCTGTTCCGGCGCCGGACCGCGCTGCGGACGGCCGTCGCGGCCGCACTGCTCGTGGTCTGCCTGGCCGCGATGCGCCTGCGCGGGGTGCGGACCGTCCGGACCGTGCACAACGAGTCCCCGCACGAGGCGCCGACCGGCATCGAGGGGCGGCTGCTGCGGCTCATGGACCGGTGGACCGACGAACTGATCCTGCTCAACCCGCACACCCGGTTCGGCCGCGACCTCACCAGCACCGTCATCCCGCTCGGCGAGCACGCTTCGACCTACGCCGGTCACGTCCTCCCCGCCGGCAAACCCGGGCGCGTCCTGCACTTCGGCCTCATCCGCCCGTACAAGGGCATCGACACGCTCGTGCGGGCGTTCCGCACGATCGCCGACGACGGCGCCGCACTGCACGTGATCGGCCCCGCGAAGGACTCCGGCGTGCTCGACGAGGTGCGGAGCCTGGCCGACGGCGACGACCGGATCGTGCTGCGTCCCGGATTCGTGCCCGACGACGCCCTGGTCCGCGAGATCGGCGAGGCGCACCTCGTCGTGCTGCCCTACCGGCGCATGCACAACTCCGGCGCGGCGCTCCTGGCCCTCTCCCTCGGACGGCCCGTGCTCGTGCCCGACAACGCCGTCAACCGCGAACTGGCCGAGGAGACCGGTCCGGGCTGGGTGCGGACCTATGCGGGAGAACTCGACGGCGCGGCGCTCGCGGTGGCGCTGGCCGAGCCCGTCCCGGCGGATCCGGTACGGTTCCGGGGCCGGACGTGGCCGGAGATCGGAACGGCCCATGCCGAGGTGTACCGACGGGTGGCAGCTTGA
- a CDS encoding glycosyltransferase family 2 protein yields MTASRATVAVLTYRRPERLATALEALLPHVSAAGAGLLVVDNDLTESARPVFERVTAGRAGVRYVHEPAPGIAAARNRALDEVAASGSDLIVFVDDDETPGEAWLATLLAAHERYGGTGVAGPAVPSLPGRDPWIESGGFFARPRHPSGTRVDVAASNNLLLDVGWLAERGLRFDEAFGLTGGSDTMLTLRITSRGGALYWCDEAVVEDPVPAKRFTRRWVVRRAYRVGNCTIRARVEIAETAPGRLVARMRGVGAGMTRVIAGTARAAAGTIAGRGSARGIRTTARGAGMIAGAVGVVYTEYSRTAASRPHPVGVPS; encoded by the coding sequence ATGACCGCGTCACGTGCGACGGTAGCGGTCCTCACGTACCGGCGTCCCGAGCGGCTCGCCACCGCGCTGGAGGCGCTGCTGCCGCACGTGTCGGCAGCCGGGGCCGGGCTGCTCGTGGTCGACAACGACCTGACGGAGTCGGCACGGCCGGTCTTCGAGCGCGTCACCGCCGGCAGGGCCGGCGTCCGGTACGTGCACGAACCCGCTCCGGGCATCGCGGCCGCGCGCAACCGCGCGCTCGACGAGGTCGCGGCCTCCGGATCGGACCTGATCGTCTTCGTGGACGACGACGAGACCCCCGGCGAGGCCTGGCTCGCCACCCTGCTGGCCGCCCACGAACGCTACGGCGGCACGGGCGTCGCCGGTCCTGCCGTACCGAGCCTCCCGGGGCGCGACCCGTGGATCGAGTCCGGCGGCTTCTTCGCCCGCCCGAGGCACCCCAGCGGCACGCGCGTCGACGTGGCCGCGAGCAACAACCTGCTGCTCGACGTCGGCTGGCTCGCCGAGCGCGGCCTCCGGTTCGACGAGGCGTTCGGGCTCACCGGGGGCTCGGACACCATGCTCACCCTGCGGATCACCTCCCGCGGCGGCGCGCTGTACTGGTGCGACGAGGCCGTCGTCGAGGACCCGGTTCCGGCCAAGCGGTTCACCCGCCGCTGGGTGGTGCGCCGCGCCTACCGGGTCGGGAACTGCACGATCCGGGCCCGGGTGGAGATCGCGGAGACCGCTCCGGGCCGCCTCGTCGCCCGGATGCGCGGTGTCGGCGCCGGTATGACGCGCGTGATCGCCGGGACCGCCCGCGCCGCCGCCGGCACGATCGCGGGCCGCGGCTCGGCGCGCGGGATCCGCACCACGGCCCGTGGCGCCGGGATGATCGCCGGCGCGGTCGGTGTCGTGTACACCGAGTACTCCCGGACGGCGGCGAGCAGGCCCCACCCGGTCGGGGTGCCGTCGTGA
- a CDS encoding glycosyltransferase family 2 protein, which translates to MPTTARPAVVVVNYGSVHLATAALRPFAGTSWTRVLVDCWSSPAERDRVVAAGSANGWTLVLPGENLGFGGGADAGIRAARDAGCDVSLVLNPDAALGLAAADALAADVAADAGLLVAPAIRTPQGKDWFTGAVVDMRRGRTRSGGPAGPDDASWVSGACFAASTERLLDVGGFGGEYFLYWEDVDLSVRWTRSGGRLALRDDLTCVHDAGATQDGNARAAETGAGRGKSPLYHYYNTRNRLLFASRHVAPERWGGWLRATPGHTREVLLRGGRRAIVRHPLRTVWPALRGTAAGLRCLAATRRTGPAAATIIPATPDRKGLTDGAR; encoded by the coding sequence GTGCCCACCACCGCCAGACCTGCTGTCGTCGTAGTGAACTACGGGTCGGTACACCTCGCCACCGCAGCACTGCGACCGTTCGCGGGCACATCCTGGACCCGCGTGCTCGTCGACTGCTGGAGCTCCCCTGCCGAGCGGGATCGCGTCGTGGCCGCCGGCTCCGCGAACGGCTGGACCCTCGTGCTGCCCGGTGAGAACCTCGGCTTCGGCGGCGGCGCCGACGCCGGGATCCGCGCCGCGCGGGACGCGGGATGCGACGTCAGCCTCGTGCTCAACCCGGACGCCGCCCTCGGCCTCGCCGCCGCGGACGCCCTCGCGGCCGACGTCGCCGCCGACGCCGGGCTCCTCGTCGCCCCGGCGATCCGCACCCCGCAGGGCAAGGACTGGTTCACGGGCGCCGTCGTCGACATGCGCCGTGGCCGTACCCGGAGCGGCGGGCCCGCAGGGCCCGACGACGCCTCCTGGGTCTCCGGCGCCTGCTTCGCCGCCTCGACCGAGCGGCTGCTCGACGTCGGCGGCTTCGGCGGGGAGTACTTCCTGTACTGGGAGGACGTCGACCTCAGCGTGCGCTGGACGCGCTCCGGGGGACGCCTCGCGCTGCGCGACGACCTCACGTGCGTGCACGACGCGGGCGCCACGCAGGACGGCAACGCCCGCGCCGCGGAAACGGGCGCGGGCCGGGGCAAGTCGCCGCTCTACCACTACTACAACACCCGCAACCGGCTGCTGTTCGCGTCGCGCCACGTGGCGCCGGAACGCTGGGGCGGCTGGCTGCGCGCCACCCCCGGCCACACACGCGAGGTCCTGCTCCGGGGCGGCCGGCGCGCGATCGTGCGCCATCCGCTGCGCACGGTGTGGCCCGCGCTGCGCGGCACCGCGGCGGGCCTGCGGTGTCTCGCGGCCACTCGCCGCACCGGGCCCGCCGCCGCGACTATCATTCCCGCGACCCCCGATCGGAAAGGCCTGACGGATGGAGCTCGCTGA
- a CDS encoding polysaccharide biosynthesis tyrosine autokinase, protein MELADYVAALRKRWVVLVVAILAGGLAGLGYAQTVAPQYRATTSVFVGLERGDTVSELMQGATYTQNLVTSYASLATMPAVLNPVIGELDLDTTPRDLSERVEAVVPLDTAIIEISAEADGPWQAAEVANSVARHLSETVSEVSPSNADGRSTVRLTVVAAAEAPEFPFAPDTRLLTAGGAAAGLAAGALIAVGLALFDTRIRTAKDLPAGEDLAVLGTVPQIRKGTTDPQLLAESYRRIRTNLQFLDVGAPVRSFVVTSSVPDEGKTTTAIGLAHALAERGSRVLLIDADLRRPSLADRLGLEGGAGLSTVLIGRADLEDVVQQVGPPRFAVLTAGDLPPNPGRLIEAESMDQIVRQARANYDVVIFDVPPLLPVTDAALLARRTQGAVVVARARKVRRAQLHDAIASLDAIGATCLGLIATGVSRKDHDFDTYAAYGDGDIGSFRSRWRRT, encoded by the coding sequence ATGGAGCTCGCTGACTACGTCGCCGCGCTGCGCAAGCGGTGGGTGGTGCTCGTCGTGGCCATCCTGGCCGGCGGCCTCGCCGGGCTCGGGTACGCGCAGACCGTCGCGCCCCAGTACCGGGCCACCACGAGCGTCTTCGTCGGCCTGGAACGCGGCGACACGGTCTCGGAGCTCATGCAGGGAGCGACCTACACGCAGAACCTGGTGACCTCCTACGCGTCGCTCGCCACGATGCCCGCCGTGCTGAACCCCGTGATCGGGGAGCTCGACCTCGACACGACGCCCCGCGACCTGTCCGAGCGGGTCGAGGCCGTGGTGCCGCTCGACACCGCGATCATCGAGATCTCCGCCGAGGCGGACGGCCCGTGGCAGGCCGCGGAGGTGGCGAACTCCGTGGCCCGGCACCTGTCGGAGACCGTGTCCGAGGTGTCGCCGTCGAACGCGGACGGGCGCAGCACCGTCCGCCTGACCGTCGTCGCCGCGGCGGAGGCGCCGGAGTTCCCGTTCGCCCCGGACACCCGGCTCCTGACCGCCGGAGGAGCAGCGGCGGGGCTGGCGGCGGGCGCGCTGATCGCCGTCGGCCTGGCCCTGTTCGACACCCGGATCCGGACGGCGAAGGACCTCCCGGCCGGTGAGGACCTGGCCGTGCTCGGCACCGTGCCCCAGATCCGCAAGGGCACCACCGATCCGCAGCTCCTGGCCGAGTCCTACCGCCGGATCCGGACCAACCTGCAGTTCCTCGACGTCGGCGCGCCGGTGCGGTCGTTCGTCGTGACCTCCTCCGTCCCGGACGAGGGCAAGACGACCACCGCGATCGGCCTCGCCCACGCGCTGGCCGAGCGCGGCTCCCGCGTGCTGCTCATCGACGCCGACCTGCGCCGCCCCTCGCTCGCCGACCGGCTCGGCCTGGAGGGCGGGGCCGGCCTGTCGACCGTCCTCATCGGCCGGGCGGACCTGGAGGACGTCGTCCAGCAGGTCGGACCGCCGCGGTTCGCCGTGCTGACCGCCGGCGACCTGCCGCCCAACCCCGGCCGGCTCATCGAGGCCGAGTCGATGGACCAGATCGTGCGGCAGGCCCGGGCGAACTACGACGTCGTCATCTTCGACGTGCCGCCGCTGCTCCCGGTGACCGACGCCGCGCTGCTGGCCCGCCGCACCCAGGGCGCCGTCGTCGTCGCCCGGGCGCGGAAGGTGCGCCGCGCCCAGCTGCACGACGCGATCGCGTCCCTGGACGCGATCGGCGCGACCTGCCTCGGCCTCATCGCCACCGGGGTGTCCCGCAAGGACCACGACTTCGACACGTACGCCGCCTACGGCGACGGGGACATCGGCAGCTTCCGGTCCCGGTGGCGCCGGACGTGA
- a CDS encoding lipopolysaccharide biosynthesis protein, producing MTEQDVAEDGGTRQSLGRRAARGATVTAASQATRILLQVAAVAVLARLVPPAEYGLVAMVAAVVGIGEILRDAGLSSAAMRAPHLTRQQRDNLFWVNVAIGAVLCATCIAAAPLIARLFDEPALTGICRTLAFLFLINGLATQHKAGLVREMRFRTLAVVEVAAPVVALAAAIVVGLMTHDHRAVVVQQVATAAVTLAGVWAAGRWLPSRPRRRAGTRGFFRFGGGLLGSQLVGYGADNLATFVIGLSLGPGPLGLYNRAYHLLMRPLTQLRQPSTTVALPVLARIADEPARFDRMLLRGQQVLALPVVLVLAVVVGASDAVVGVFLGPGWEPAAPLLAAFAVAGGCQTLAYVGYWTYLARGLSGALLAYSLVTAVLKIGGVLIGSFWGVNGIAAGFAASALLEWPLSFWWLSRVTSYPGGRLALGGLRILAQAVPVGLAAWFAASLPDAVGAAGSPVTALVLAVVGGLLTWGLCLAAVPALRRDAALLVEVLRAVRGGVR from the coding sequence GTGACCGAGCAGGACGTGGCGGAGGACGGCGGGACGCGACAGAGCCTCGGGCGTCGCGCCGCACGCGGCGCCACGGTCACGGCCGCGTCCCAGGCCACGCGCATCCTGCTCCAGGTCGCGGCGGTGGCGGTGCTCGCCCGGCTGGTGCCGCCCGCCGAGTACGGGCTGGTCGCCATGGTCGCCGCCGTCGTCGGGATCGGCGAGATCCTGCGCGACGCCGGGCTGTCGTCGGCGGCGATGCGCGCGCCCCACCTGACCAGGCAGCAGCGCGACAACCTCTTCTGGGTCAACGTCGCGATCGGCGCGGTCCTGTGCGCCACGTGCATCGCGGCGGCGCCGCTGATCGCCCGCCTGTTCGACGAGCCCGCGCTGACCGGCATCTGCCGCACGCTCGCCTTCCTGTTCCTCATCAACGGGCTGGCCACGCAGCACAAGGCCGGGCTGGTCCGGGAGATGCGCTTCCGGACGCTGGCCGTCGTGGAGGTGGCCGCGCCGGTGGTCGCGCTGGCCGCCGCGATCGTCGTCGGCCTCATGACCCACGACCACCGGGCCGTCGTCGTCCAGCAGGTGGCGACGGCGGCCGTGACGCTCGCCGGGGTGTGGGCGGCCGGCCGCTGGCTGCCCTCCCGGCCGCGGCGCCGGGCGGGAACGCGCGGCTTCTTCCGGTTCGGCGGCGGGCTGCTGGGCTCCCAGCTGGTCGGCTACGGGGCCGACAACCTGGCCACGTTCGTCATCGGCCTCTCCCTCGGTCCCGGCCCGCTCGGCCTGTACAACCGGGCGTACCACCTCCTCATGCGTCCGCTGACCCAGCTGCGCCAGCCGTCCACGACCGTCGCCCTGCCGGTGCTCGCCCGCATCGCCGACGAACCCGCCCGGTTCGACCGCATGCTGCTGCGCGGGCAACAGGTGCTGGCCCTGCCGGTGGTCCTGGTGCTCGCGGTAGTCGTCGGGGCGTCCGACGCGGTGGTGGGTGTTTTCCTCGGGCCGGGCTGGGAGCCGGCCGCGCCGCTGCTCGCCGCCTTCGCCGTGGCCGGGGGCTGCCAGACGCTCGCCTACGTCGGGTACTGGACGTACCTGGCGCGCGGACTGAGCGGCGCGCTCCTGGCCTACTCCCTGGTGACCGCCGTCCTCAAGATCGGCGGGGTGCTGATCGGGAGCTTCTGGGGGGTGAACGGGATCGCGGCCGGGTTCGCCGCCTCGGCGCTGCTCGAATGGCCGTTGTCCTTCTGGTGGCTGTCGCGCGTCACGTCCTACCCCGGCGGCCGGCTCGCCCTGGGTGGTCTGCGGATCCTGGCCCAGGCGGTGCCGGTCGGGCTCGCGGCGTGGTTCGCCGCGTCCCTGCCGGACGCCGTCGGCGCGGCGGGTTCGCCCGTCACCGCGCTGGTTCTCGCGGTGGTCGGCGGTCTGCTGACGTGGGGCCTGTGCCTGGCGGCGGTCCCGGCGCTGCGGCGGGACGCCGCGCTGCTGGTCGAGGTGCTCCGCGCGGTCCGGGGCGGGGTCCGATGA
- a CDS encoding phosphotransferase, with amino-acid sequence MGTRNVLIPAGSRRGAAAGISLITRSRWYAVTSQWALWGAAGLLGPGAVPGERVDWEAPGGPELWPALRAALPAFDGLAVYSRPQASRTGLAVLLLRASRPVGFLKLREDPAELDREQRALSAFPGGLAETFRVPQVLDRGEAAGLHWLLISAMPPRPAAPAWRTPVGPLLEDVRRHLARVLHRPEGTPDHWEPMHGDLTAWNLRRNGRGLPWLIDWEDASWAPPGADLFYYRASNVAAFGRPPSGSAMRGTTTDESAPGHAEAAAFWLDRLRARSDADHDAAFTARLVHEFHRVAAVTTGARGSGAPPDPR; translated from the coding sequence ATGGGCACGCGGAACGTCCTGATCCCCGCCGGGTCACGGAGGGGTGCGGCTGCCGGCATCTCGCTGATCACGCGGTCGCGCTGGTACGCCGTCACCTCGCAGTGGGCGCTGTGGGGCGCGGCCGGGCTGCTCGGGCCGGGTGCCGTACCGGGCGAGCGGGTCGACTGGGAGGCACCGGGCGGCCCCGAGCTGTGGCCGGCGCTCCGGGCCGCCCTTCCCGCGTTCGACGGGCTGGCCGTCTACTCCCGTCCGCAGGCGTCGCGGACCGGCCTGGCCGTGCTGCTGCTGCGTGCTTCCCGGCCCGTCGGGTTCCTCAAGCTACGCGAGGACCCCGCCGAGCTCGACCGGGAGCAGCGCGCCCTGTCGGCGTTCCCCGGCGGCCTGGCGGAGACCTTCCGCGTGCCCCAGGTGCTGGACCGGGGCGAGGCCGCCGGCCTGCACTGGCTGCTCATCTCCGCGATGCCGCCGCGGCCCGCCGCCCCGGCCTGGCGCACCCCGGTGGGCCCGCTGCTGGAGGACGTGCGCCGCCACCTGGCCCGGGTGCTGCACCGGCCGGAGGGCACCCCGGACCACTGGGAGCCGATGCACGGCGACCTCACCGCGTGGAACCTGCGGCGCAACGGGCGAGGCCTGCCGTGGCTGATCGACTGGGAGGACGCCTCCTGGGCACCACCGGGGGCCGACCTGTTCTACTACCGGGCGTCGAACGTGGCGGCCTTCGGACGCCCGCCGAGCGGTTCCGCGATGCGCGGCACGACGACGGACGAGTCCGCTCCCGGGCACGCCGAGGCGGCCGCGTTCTGGCTGGACCGGCTCCGCGCCCGCTCCGACGCCGACCACGACGCGGCGTTCACCGCCCGCCTCGTCCACGAGTTCCACCGGGTCGCCGCGGTCACCACGGGAGCTCGCGGTTCAGGAGCCCCGCCAGATCCTCGTTGA
- a CDS encoding sulfotransferase domain-containing protein has protein sequence MKLTSSALPRPVIGAGRAAIRGYGMATSWLRGGPDFLLIGGKRAGSTSLYFALLDHPRIMPLFPSARWLPKDNHTKGVHYFDSHHDRGRAWYRSHFPASSARAGKLVGEGSPYYLFHPLAAERAARETPDARILLVVRDPVERAFSHYRERRREHAEPLETFEEALAAESRRLAGEEERIVADLGYRSYAHEQLSYRAQGEYAPHLRRWLKYFPAEQVHVLVAEEFYADPQRACDGVAECLGLDPAPLSAEARRPRNAAPSSKLLPATREELSRHYAPFNEDLAGLLNRELPW, from the coding sequence GTGAAGCTGACCAGCTCCGCGCTGCCCCGCCCCGTGATCGGCGCGGGACGCGCGGCGATCCGCGGCTACGGGATGGCGACGTCGTGGCTGCGCGGCGGGCCCGACTTCCTGCTCATCGGCGGGAAACGCGCCGGTTCCACCTCGCTGTACTTCGCCCTGCTCGACCACCCGCGGATCATGCCCCTGTTCCCCAGCGCGCGGTGGCTGCCGAAAGACAACCACACCAAGGGCGTGCACTACTTCGACTCCCACCACGACCGGGGGAGGGCCTGGTACCGCTCGCACTTCCCGGCGTCGTCGGCCCGCGCCGGCAAGCTCGTCGGCGAAGGGTCGCCGTACTACCTCTTCCACCCGCTCGCCGCGGAGCGCGCGGCCCGCGAGACGCCGGACGCCCGGATCCTGCTCGTCGTGCGAGATCCGGTGGAGCGCGCGTTCTCGCACTATCGCGAGCGGCGCCGGGAGCACGCCGAGCCGCTCGAGACGTTCGAGGAGGCGCTCGCGGCCGAGTCGCGGCGGCTCGCCGGCGAGGAGGAGCGGATCGTCGCCGATCTCGGCTACCGCAGCTACGCGCACGAGCAGCTGTCCTACCGCGCGCAGGGAGAGTACGCGCCCCACCTGCGCCGCTGGCTGAAGTACTTCCCGGCCGAGCAGGTTCACGTGCTGGTCGCCGAGGAGTTCTACGCGGATCCGCAGCGAGCCTGCGACGGCGTCGCGGAGTGCCTGGGTCTCGACCCGGCGCCCCTGTCGGCCGAGGCGCGCAGGCCGCGGAACGCCGCCCCGAGCAGCAAGCTGCTCCCGGCCACGCGGGAGGAGCTCTCCCGGCACTACGCCCCGTTCAACGAGGATCTGGCGGGGCTCCTGAACCGCGAGCTCCCGTGGTGA
- a CDS encoding DUF1972 domain-containing protein has product MSTHPLRIAMIGTRGVPARYGGFETAVEEIGARLADRGHQVRVYCRRPADQAVDDPPEYLGMERVVLPAMRRRSLETLSHTALSVAHLVAHRTDAAIVFNAANAPLLPVLRAARVPVATHVDGLEWRRAKWGRVGKRYYREMETASVRLSDALIADAQGIADYYATQYDVGSRLLTYGAPDLSAAGSDRLAELDLTPGGYHLVVARFEPENHVDVIVEGYAANDAGLPLVVVGSAPYSEEYTRRVHELADGDPRVRLLGGVWDQELLDQLYANAFTYLHGHSVGGTNPSLLRAIGGGTSTIAYDVPFNREVLQEAGRYFRTPVDLAEQVLTAEANPQDTETRAGTLARRAKDYDWDVVVDGYEQLARDLAARNTPGPRPFARRRRRRVVRP; this is encoded by the coding sequence ATGTCCACGCACCCCCTGCGCATCGCCATGATCGGAACCCGAGGTGTGCCCGCGCGGTACGGGGGCTTCGAGACGGCCGTGGAGGAGATCGGCGCGCGGCTCGCGGACCGCGGCCACCAGGTGCGCGTGTACTGCCGCCGCCCGGCCGACCAGGCCGTCGACGATCCGCCGGAGTACCTGGGCATGGAGCGCGTCGTCCTGCCCGCGATGCGCCGTCGTTCCCTGGAGACGCTGAGCCATACCGCCCTGTCGGTGGCCCACCTCGTCGCCCACCGCACCGACGCCGCCATCGTGTTCAACGCGGCGAACGCGCCCCTGCTGCCCGTGCTGCGCGCGGCCCGCGTCCCGGTCGCCACGCACGTCGACGGCCTCGAGTGGCGGCGGGCCAAGTGGGGCCGCGTCGGCAAGCGGTACTACCGGGAGATGGAGACGGCGTCGGTCCGTCTCTCCGACGCCCTCATCGCCGACGCCCAGGGCATCGCCGACTACTACGCCACCCAGTACGACGTCGGAAGCCGTCTCCTCACCTACGGGGCCCCCGACCTCTCCGCGGCCGGCAGCGACCGGCTCGCCGAACTGGACCTGACGCCCGGCGGCTACCACCTCGTCGTCGCCCGGTTCGAACCGGAGAACCACGTCGACGTCATCGTCGAGGGCTACGCCGCGAACGACGCCGGACTCCCGCTCGTCGTCGTCGGCTCCGCCCCGTACTCCGAGGAGTACACGCGGCGCGTCCACGAGCTCGCCGACGGCGACCCCCGGGTGCGGCTCCTCGGCGGGGTGTGGGACCAGGAACTGCTCGACCAGCTCTACGCGAACGCCTTCACCTACCTGCACGGACACTCCGTGGGCGGCACCAATCCGTCGCTGCTGCGGGCGATCGGCGGCGGCACCTCCACCATCGCGTACGACGTGCCGTTCAACCGCGAGGTGCTCCAGGAGGCCGGGCGCTACTTCCGCACCCCCGTGGACCTGGCGGAACAGGTCCTCACCGCCGAGGCCAACCCCCAGGACACCGAGACGCGTGCCGGCACCCTCGCACGCCGGGCGAAGGACTACGACTGGGACGTCGTGGTCGACGGCTACGAACAGCTCGCGCGCGACCTCGCCGCGCGGAACACCCCGGGGCCGCGCCCGTTCGCCCGGCGGCGGCGCAGGCGGGTGGTCCGGCCGTGA
- a CDS encoding glucose 1-dehydrogenase, whose amino-acid sequence MRALTVHPAQAGSLAVTDVPEPAASHGAILAEGVALGVCGTDREIAAGEHGSAPPGQDHLILGHESLGRVLEAPGGSGFSSGDLVVGVVRRPDPVPCGACAAGEFDMCRNGRYTERGIKGLDGYGARRWRVEPDYAVRLDPRLADVGVLLEPTSVVAKAWDQIEKVGRRSWFEPRTVLVTGAGPIGLLAALLGTQRGLDVHLLDRVTDGPKPGVVRDLGAEYHTEDAADVMRKLRPDVVVEATGAGSVALDVMTGTARYGIVCLTGVSSAGRRVKVDAGALNREIVLENDAVIGSVNANLTHYRAAADALGRADLDWLGRLITRRVPLERAGEAFESRADDIKTVIEL is encoded by the coding sequence ATGAGGGCCTTGACCGTCCACCCCGCACAGGCGGGCTCGCTCGCGGTGACGGACGTCCCGGAGCCGGCCGCGTCGCACGGTGCGATCCTCGCCGAGGGCGTGGCCCTCGGCGTGTGCGGCACCGACCGGGAGATCGCCGCCGGCGAGCACGGCTCCGCCCCGCCGGGCCAGGACCACCTGATCCTCGGGCACGAGTCCCTCGGCCGGGTGCTGGAGGCGCCTGGCGGTTCCGGCTTCTCCAGCGGGGACCTCGTCGTCGGCGTCGTACGGCGGCCCGACCCCGTCCCGTGCGGTGCGTGCGCCGCCGGCGAGTTCGACATGTGCCGCAACGGGCGCTACACCGAGCGCGGGATCAAGGGCCTCGACGGCTACGGTGCGCGGCGCTGGCGGGTCGAGCCGGACTACGCCGTGCGCCTGGACCCGCGGCTGGCCGATGTCGGCGTGCTGCTGGAGCCCACGTCCGTGGTGGCCAAGGCGTGGGACCAGATCGAGAAAGTCGGGCGGCGTTCGTGGTTCGAACCTCGCACGGTGCTCGTCACCGGCGCGGGGCCCATCGGCCTGCTCGCGGCGTTGCTCGGTACGCAGCGCGGCCTGGACGTCCACCTGCTCGACCGGGTCACCGACGGCCCGAAGCCCGGCGTCGTCCGCGACCTCGGCGCCGAGTACCACACGGAGGACGCCGCCGACGTGATGCGGAAGCTGCGCCCCGACGTCGTCGTCGAGGCGACCGGCGCCGGCAGCGTCGCCCTGGACGTCATGACGGGGACGGCGCGCTACGGCATCGTCTGCCTCACGGGGGTGTCGTCGGCCGGCCGGCGCGTGAAGGTCGACGCCGGTGCCCTGAACCGCGAGATCGTCCTGGAGAACGACGCCGTGATCGGCTCCGTCAACGCGAACCTCACCCACTACCGCGCCGCGGCCGATGCTCTCGGCCGCGCGGACCTCGACTGGCTGGGCCGGCTCATCACCCGGCGCGTACCCCTGGAGCGGGCGGGCGAGGCGTTCGAGAGCCGCGCGGACGACATCAAGACGGTCATCGAGCTGTGA